A stretch of DNA from Streptomyces gobiensis:
TGAGGGTCCAGGAGACCGCGGGCAGCCCGCCGTGCCCGTCGTACAGCAGAGTGAACGGGCCCGCGGCGGCGATCTCGGCGGCCAGTGCCCGGGCGGTCTTCGTACAGGCCGTATACACCTTGCGGTAGCCCTCGTGACCGAGGCGCAGCAGAGTGAAGTACTGAGCGATGACCTCGCCGCCGGGGCGGGAGAAGTTGAGGGCGAAGGTCGGCATATCGCCGCCCAGATAGTCGACCTTGAAGATCAGCTCCTCGGGCAGCAGTTCCGCTGAGCGCCAGACGACCCAGCCCACACCCAGCGGCGCCATGCCGTACTTGTGGCCTGAGGCGTTGATCGAGGCGACCCGCTCGATACGGAAGTCCCAGCGCAGCCCCGGCTGGAGGAAGGGGGCGATGAAGCCGCCGCTGGCCGCGTCGACGTGGAGGGGGACGCTCACCCCCGTCTCGGCTTCGATGGCGTCCAGCTCAGCGGCGAAGCCGGCCACCGGCTCATAGTCGCAGGTGTAGGTCACGCCGAGGATGGCCACCACACCGATGGTGTTCTCGTCCACATATCCGCGCAGCTGGTGGGGGCGCATTCCGGTGGCGTCCGGCTCCAGGGGCACCTGGCGCAGCTCGACGTCGAAGTAGCGGGCGAACTTCTCCCAGCACACCTGGACCGGGCCGCACACCAGGTTGGGGCGGTCGGCCGGTTGCCCCGCCGCTCGGCGGCGCTGCCGCCAGCGCCACTTCAGCGCCAGTCCAGCGAGCATGCAGGCCTCGCTGGAGCCGGTGGTCGAGCAGCCGGTGGCGGTCTGGCGGGCGGGGGAGTGCCACAGGTCGGCCAGGATGTGGACACAGCGGGACTCGATGGCCGCGGTCTGCGGATACTCATCCTTGTCGATCATGTTCTTGTCGAGGCACTCGTCCATCAGGGTCCGCACCTCGGGCTCGGCCCAGGTGGTGCAGAACGTGGCCAGGTTCTGTGCGGAGTTCCCGTCCAGGGCGAGCTCGTCGTGGATGAGGGCGTAGACCGCACGCGGGTCGGAGGATGACTGGGGCATGCGGTACTTCGGCAGTGACCGCTCGCTGACCGGCATGCTGTAGACATCGTCAAACGGTGTGCCCGGACTACTGGACACGCGATGGAGAGCCACGCCCGTTCCCTTCAGCTGGTCCGCACGTCCCCGTGACGACGCTAGGAAGCAGACCGCGGGAGCGATACCCCGGCGGGGCCGGACGAGTGATCCCGCCCTGGCGCACGGCTGCGTCAGTTCGCCGGGTCACAGCAGGTCTCGCGCCGCAGCTGCCGTCCGACCTCCAGCCACCGCTCCAGCGGCTGGCCGCCCCTGAGCGCATCGTCGGCGGGGAACGACCCCACAAGCTCCGCCTGCTCGAACGGCACTCCGCCGCGCAGCACCGATGCGGTCCGTACGAGCGAGTCGAAGTCCGTGAACGGGTCACCGTCCACGACCGTCAGGTCCGCGAGCTTGCCCGCCTCCAGGGTGCCCAGATCGCGTTCCGCGCCGAACGCCCGGGCCGGCAGCACCGTGGCGGTGCGCAGCGCCTCGGCCGGAGACAGCCCATAGCGGTGCAGTGCGCGCAGCCCGAGGTGGAGGTGCAGTCCCACCGGCACAAGGGGAGCGTCGGTGCCGAGCGCGACGATTCCACCGCCGGACAGAATCCGCCGGTAGATATCGATTTCGGTACGCAGCGTGGCCAGTTCCGCGTCGGCTGGCGGTCGCCCGGCGAGCTCCCGCATCCGTGCGACATCCCAGGGCGGCATCATCCGGGTGACCCGGGGATCCCGCGCGAGCGCGGGGTCGGCACCTACCAGGAACACGGCGGTGAACGGCGTGGCGATGAGGTGGAAGCCGGTGGCGGTGTAGATCTCCGTCACATCCTGGTAGGCGCGGCCGGACGCCGTCGTCGCGTGGCCGTACTCCAGGCGCTGGGTGGCCTGCAGATGCGTGGTGAGGTCGTGTCCGAGCTGCACGCCGGGCGTGCACAGGTGACTGCCGACGCGCACCCCGAGCCGTTCATGCGCGAACCGGGCGGCCTCCGCCATGATCCAGCCCGGGGCGCGTACATACGTCTTGACGACATCCCAGTCGAGTGCGGCGCCCCGCTCCAGTGACCGGTGCAGCCCCGCGCGTGTGCGGTGCGCGCGGCCCATGCTGTAGGCGACACGTGCGCCGTCCAGCATCTCACCGGTCGTCAGCAGCCGGGGCCCGGCCAGTGCGCCCGCCGCGACGGCTTCCCGGATACGGGCCTGTTCGTACGCGAAGCCGCCGAGGGAGACGGCCGTGGTGATGCCGTAGGCGAGCTGCAACGCGGTCTGCCGCCCGCCGTAGGTGTACTGCCAGGGGTGGGTGTGCGCGTCCCACAGGCCGGGAACGACGGTGTGGCCGGAGGCGTCGATACGCCGCTGTGCCGCCCGTCCGGCGCGGTGCGGTTCCACAGCGGTGATCCGTCCGCCGCGCACCAGCACATCGACGTTCTCGCGGACGGTCTCGCCGGTGCCGTCCCAGAGCCTTCCGGCATGGACGACCGTGTCGACGGGCCTCGGCCGCCGGTGGTCCAGCGGGACACGGACCGTACGGGCCCTGCCGCTGGCCACGTCCAGGAGCCGCAGCCGGGCCGCCGAGAGATAGAGGATGGTGCGCGAGTCGGCGGACCAGGAGGGGTGGTCGGCGGGCTCGTCGGTGAGCCTGCGCGGCTCCCCGTCGGGGGTGCCGTCCGGCCGTACCGGCAGCAGCCAGAGCGCGGACTCGGCGATCAGGGCCAGCCAGCGGCCGTCGGGGCTCCATACCGGCCCGGAGTCATAGCGGTCGGAGATCGAGGTGTGTGGCGCGACCGCGTGCAGCCGGGAGGTACCGCTGGCCACCTCGATGACCCGGATGAGGTGGTAACCCTCGCGGAAGCGCTGGTTGAGGCGGTTGCGGTCGCACAGCGCGAGACAGCGGCCATCGGGCGACCAGGTCGGCCGGCCGGGCAGCCCGCCCGCGCCGAGCGGGGCGGCGAGCACGCGCTCCGTTCCCGCGTCGATGTCGCGCACAACCAGGTTTCCCGACATATCGATACAGGCGAGCCGCTTGCCGTCGGCGGAGAGCGCGGGGTGCACCCGGCCGCCGGTGGCGAGCGCGGTTTCCGCACCGGAGGCCAGGTCATGGCGGTATACGGCGTGCAGGCCCGTACGGTCGTCGCAGTACAGCAGCGCGTCCCCGTCGGGCGTCCATACGGGGCCCATCAGATAGCGGGTGGCGCCGGCCCGGGCGACGCGGCGCGGCGCGTGGTTCCCGTCAACGTCGGCGAGCCAGAGGGAGTTGAGGGCGGCGAAGGCCACCTGCCGGCCGTCGGGGGAGAGCGCGGGCAGATGCAGCCCACGTACGGGGCGCACGCCGCCGCCTTCGAAGTCGTACCGCTTGACACGGTAGTGGGGCCGGTCGACCCGGGCGGTGGCCGCGAAGGGGATCTCCTCGCTCACCCGGGGCGCGTCGGCCCGTACGATCCGGAACTGTCCGTCGACGGTGAGCAGAAGCTTCCCGCGCGCGACCCAGCGCGGCGGCACGGGTGCCACATCGCCCTCCACGGGGACCGGCGAACCGTCCACGACCAGGGTGCACGAAGCTTCGGGGAAGGCGGTGGTGCGCAAATAGGCGAGCCGCCCGTCCGGTGCGACCGCGGGCACCATCACCTGGGCCGCGGTGGTCTCCGTGTGCTCCACCCGGACCGGACCGGTGCCGTCGGCCCGTACGGACGCGACGGTTCGGGCCTCAAGGGCCTCCCCGGCCCGCGCCGCGCGGACGAACAGCACGCGTTCGCCGTCCGGCGACCAGGCGGGGTCGAAGTCCTCCCAGTCGCTGTCCTGAAGCGGGCCGTCCTGGCTGGGCAGGCCGGTGATACGGGTCAGGCCCCCGGTCGGCACGTTCAGCACCCACAGGCGGTACGGGCTGCCCGCCACCGGATCGCCCTCACGCTCAGAGGCGAAGGCGATCCGGGTGCCGTCGGGCGACCAGGCGGGGCCACGGTCGTCCCACGGGCCGTCGGTGTGCTGCCGCAGGCCGGTGCCGTCCGGACGCAGGGTCCAGATGTGGAAGGCGCCGTCACGGTAGGCGCAGATGGCGAGCCGCTTTCCATCAGGGGAGAAGACGGGCCGGGTGGGCTCAAGGCCGGGTGCCGTGAGCGGAACGGCGGCACCACCCTTACGGGCGGCCGACCACAGGACGTTCTGTACTTCCGCGATCAGCCGGTCGCCGGAGGGCGAGAGGGTTCCGGCGCCGTTTGTCGCGGCGGTGAAGGAGAGGGAGGAGCGGCGCGCCGACGCGGCAGCCGCTTCGGCCGCTGTGGGCAGGGCCAACGCACCGAGGGCTCCGGTGGCGGCGGCGGTTTCCGCGGTCGCCTGCAGAAATCTGCGCCGGGAGAACACGGGCTCGGGCATATCGGGGATGTCCAACGGTCCTCCTGTAACAGGGGAGTTGCACGGGCGAGGAGAGCTGACCGAGATGCCTGATCGTTGCACTCTACGCAGCAGCGGCGTCAACACCGCCTCGCCACCCCTGGGCTCTGGAGCACCCTCTGCTCCAGAGCCCCACCCCGCACATCTGTCGCACGCTCCTGCAATGGCTTGATCCTGCCTATTCACCTCATGGGCATCGGGTGCAACTTGTTGTTGTAACGGGGTATTGACTGAGACATGACATGAGAATGCGGTACCTGTTCAGTGCCCCGTAGCCGTCAGGTGGCCGGCCTTTCCGCGTGCCCCGACCGCATCCCGGAGTGCCAGTCCCCAGCCAGAGGACCCCCCACCCGTCTGCGAGACAAGGAGAACACCGCGATGGCTAAACCTCTGAGCGCCGACCGGCTGGTGAAGATGCTGCGGGACGAGGGCCTGAAGGTCCATGAGTACCGCAACTGGCGCAGACACAACCGCAATTCGAAGGGCCCCTGGTCGCCGGTGCACGGCGTGATGATCCACCACACCGTCACCAAGGGCACCGACAACTCCGTCAGGATTTGCTACGAAGGGTATGCCGGGTTGCCGGGGCCGCTGTGTCATGGCGTCATCGACAAGAAGGGTGAGGTCCACTTGGTCGGTCACGGCCGGGCCAACCACGCCGGACTTGGTGACGGGGACGTGCTGCGGGCCGTCATCAGGGAGACCGAGCTGCCGCCCGACCGGAAGACGGACACCGACGGCAACCGCCACTTCTACGGCTTCGAGTGCGTCAACCTCGGCGACGGCAAGGACCCCTGGCCGGCGGCTCAGCTGCTGGCGATAGAGAAGGCGTCGGCGGCGATCTGCCGCGCGCATGGCTGGGGCCAGCGGTCGGTGATCGGGCACAAGGAGTGGCAGCCCGGCAAGGTGGACCCCAGAGGCTTCACCATGGGGTCCATACGTGAGCGTGTCAGAAAGCGGCTGGGCGGCAGCACACCGCCGAAGAAGCCGGCCCCGAAGTACGAGCCGTTCCCCGGCGCGGCGTTCTTCCGGTCGGGGAGAAACAGCCCGGTCATTACCGCGATGGGCAAACGGCTGGTGGCGGAAGGCTGTGGGCGCTACACGGTAGGGCCGGGCCCGGTATGGACCGGCGTGGACCGCGAATCGTATGCGGCCTGGCAGCGCAAGCTGGGTTTTACCGGCGGAGACGCCGACGGTATCCCCGGAAAGGTCAGCTGGGACCGCCTCCGGGTGCCGAAATCCTGACCGTACATCCGCACAACGATCATTCGGCCTGGCGACGACCGGTCCGCCTTGGACATCGGTCCAACAAACACCGTCCGTCGTTGGGCGCATGTCCATCGTCGCCTCGTACCAGGCGCCATACACTCCGCGGAATGCCGGATCTGGAGACGGCATATCACGCGTGTGACCGGCAGCGCCTGCGCTAAGCGAGGAACGAATGATCGACCTTGATGTACCGATTCTCATCACCTTCGCGCTCTACTTCATCGCCATGATCGGAGTGGGCGTCTGGGTGTATCACCGCACCAAGAACTTCACCGACTTCGCCCTCGGCGGCCGGAAGCTGAACGCGCCGGTGGCGGCCCTCTCCGCGCAGGCCAGCGACATGTCCGGCTGGCTGCTGCTGGGCCTGCCCGGCGCTGTCTACGCCGCCGGGATCGGTGCGACCTGGATCGCGGTCGGTCTCGCGGCCGGCACCTACCTCAACTGGCTCTTCGTCGCGCCACGGCTGCGCACATACACCGAGCGGGCCGACAACGCCGTGAGCCTGTCGGCATATCTGGAAGAGCGGTTCGAGGACCGCAGCAGGAGGCTCCGGGCCCTCTCAGCGACCGTCATCGTCGTCTTCTTCACGGTCTACGTATCCAGCGGGCTCGTCGCTGGAGGTGTGCTGTTCGAGCAGGTCTTCAACGTCAACTTTGAGCTCGCGGTGAGCGTCGCTGTTCTGGTCATCGTCATCTACTCCTTCCTCGGCGGGTTTCTCGCCGTGAGCCTGACGGACGCGGTGCAGGGCACGCTGATGTTCCTGGCGCTGCTGGTGCTGCCCGTGCTGGGCCTGGGCCTGCTCGGGGGTTTCGGGGCGCTGCGCAATGAGCTCGACGACAGAACGCCGGCGCTGCTCGACATGGGAACCGAGGCCAGCTTCGCCGACGGCCGGTGGGCGGTTGGTGAGTCGCTGAGCGCTGTCGCGGTGATCTCCTTGCTCGCCTGGGGACTTGGGTACTTCGGGCAGCCGCACATCCTCGCCCGCTTCATGGGAATCCGCAGTGCGCGTCATATCCCGCTGGCCCGCCGTATCGGTGTGACCTGGGTGCTCGTGACGCTCGCCGGTGCCTCACTGGTCGGCCTGGTCGGAATCGCACTGCTCGACACGCCACTGAACAATCCGGAGACCGTCTTTATCGCCCTGACCCAGCAGCTGCTCAACCCCTGGATCGCGGGCATCCTGCTCGCGGCTGTGCTGGCAGCGGTCATGTCCACCGCCGACAGTCAGCTGATCGTGTCCTCGACCGCCCTCACTGAGGACTTCTACCGTGCGTTCCTCAACCGGCGGGCTTCGGACGCCACACTGGTGTGGGTCGGCCGCGGAACCGTGATCGTTGTGGCCGTGGTCGCCTATATGATCGCGCTCGGCGGGGGCGCCGTGCTCGACATCGTCGCCTACGCCTGGGCCGGATTCGGCGCTGCTTTTGGGCCGGTGGTGGTCCTGTCGCTCTTCTGGCCCCGTATGACGGGGGCCGGGGCGATGGCCGGCATTGTGACCGGCGCGCTCACCGTGGTGTTCTGGGAACGTATTGATCCGCTGCTCGGGCCGCTGCAGACCGGCGTGTACGAGATGGTGCCGGGCGTGCTCGCCGCCACCATCGCCACGCTGGTCTTCGGGAGGTTCGTCGGCCGCCCCCCGCAGCGCACCTGGACCGGCACGATGGAGGAGGCCACGGAGAAGGCGGCCGACTGACAGCGCTCCGCCGGATGGGTGTGCGAACCGTTATGTTCCGGCAGAGCGGGGAAGCTGATGCGTCATGGTTTCTCACGGTGCCGTGCGGTCGTATTGGATGGACTCCACGGAGAGCACCGCTCACCCGTCGCTCAGCCACGACCTGGAGGTCGATGCCGCCGTCATCGGTGGCGGCATCGCCGGGCTGAGCACTGCCTTTGAGCTCGCGCGGTCCGGGCGGAGCGTGGCTGTCCTGGAGGCGGACCGGATCGCAGCGGCGGTCACGGGCCACACCACCGCGAAACTGTCGGCGCTCCACGCGCTGACGTACTCGGCGGTGACGCGCCAGCATGGGCCGCGCGCGGCCCGGCTGCATGCCCGCGCCCAGCAGGAAGCGGTGAGCCATGTGGCGCACATGTGCACGGAGCTGGGGGTGGACGCGGAGCTCGAACGTGTTCCGGCCTTCGTCTATGTGGAATCGGAGCAGCGCACGGACGACATCAGGAGGGAAGCGGAAGCGGCCCGCGAGGCCGGGCTGGCCGCCGACTTCGTTACGGACACAGGGCTGCCCTTCCCGGTCGCGGGCGCGGTCCGGGTAGCGGACCAGGCACAGTTCCACCCGCGCAAATATCTGCTCGGCCTGGCTCACGACATACTGCGCCGGGGCGGCGCCATCTTTGAACGCACACGGGTGGTGGGGCTCTCCGAGGGCCGGCCGTGCCGGGTGACCACCGAGGACGGAGCCGAAGTCACAGCGCGGGACATCGTTGTGGCGACCCACTACCCGGTGTTCGACCGGGCGATGCTGTTCACCCGGCTGGAGCCGCGGCGGGAACTGGTCGTAGCGGGGCCGGTCCCGGCCGCGAGCGACCCGGCGGGCATGTTCATCACCCCGGAGCAGCACATCCGCTCCGTACGGACAGCGCCGCACACCGATGGCCAGCGGCTTCTGATCGTCACCGGCGAGTCCTTCACCCCGGGAACCGGCGGCGTCCAGGCCCGCTTCGGACGACTTGCCGCGTGGACCCGCGAGCGCTTTCCCGGCATGGAAATCACTCACCGCTGGGCCGCCCAGGACAACGACACCCCCGACTCCCTCCCTTACGTTGGTCCGCTGCACCCCGGCGCACGCCACACCTATGTGGCGACCGGCTTCGGCGGCTGGGGGATGAGCAACGGAGTGATGGCCGGCCGCCTCCTCGCCGCGCGGATCACCGGAGCGCAGCTGCCGCCCTGGGCCGGTATGTACGACCCCCGGCGTATTCCTCCACTGCGCAGCGGACCCGCTCTGCTGAAGTTCCAGGCCTCCGTAGCCGGACACTTCGTCGGTGACCGGCTGCGCGCGTCCCGTATCGACTCGGTGGCGGAGATCGCGCCCGGCTGCGGCGCCATTGTCCGTATCGGGGGCCGGACCTGCGCCGTACACCGCGATGAGTCCGGCAGCGTACGGGCGGTGTCCGCCCGGTGCACCCATCTGGGCTGCGTCGTCCAGTTCAACGATGCCGAAGTGACCTGGGACTGCCCCTGCCATGGCTCCCGGTTCGATGTTGACGGCCGGGTGCTGCAGGGGCCTGCCACCAGGCCCCTGCAGCGGCGCGATCTGTGATCGCGGCCCGCAACAGCCGCTGTCCTCCATCATGCACGGCCGCGATCGGCGGCATACGCGCTGAACACTTCCATCGGTGTGCCGCCGGTATGAAGGAAGTGCTGATCAAGGATGGCCGCGAGGTCGTCCAGCGCACCGGCGAGCATGGCCGCGGTCAGCCGCACATCCTCCCGCTGGCCCGTCTGCCAGTGCTGAGCGAGTTCGGCGGCGTAGCCAACGCTGGCCGCCAGAGCCGTGTCGTCCTCACCATCGTGGAAGTAGTAGGCCTCGGGGTACTGGCTGAAGTCGACACGCACGCGCGCCACATCCGTGCTCAGGCTTTCCAGCAACGAGGCCCCCGCGGCGCTGTCCAGCTGCCGCGGCGAGGGGTCGGCGCGGCGCAGCAGGGACAGCCGTAGTGCCAGGGTCCTGCGGCGCATGAGTGCTGGGTAGATCTCGAGAACCCAGGAGACGACGGCCGACAGCAGGACAAAGCCCACCAGGGCCTGCACCGGTGCCGCGACCCGGAGCCAGCCTTCGGTCGGTGCGATGTCCCCGAGCCCAAGGGTGCCCATCATGACGATCGACACGTAGAAGGAGTCCAGCACATTCGACCGTTCCTCCGGTGTCAGGCCGGGATTGAAGACGAAACCTTCCGGCATATGGGGCCAGTAGATGAGGGCCCAGCCCAC
This window harbors:
- a CDS encoding peptidoglycan-binding protein, encoding MAKPLSADRLVKMLRDEGLKVHEYRNWRRHNRNSKGPWSPVHGVMIHHTVTKGTDNSVRICYEGYAGLPGPLCHGVIDKKGEVHLVGHGRANHAGLGDGDVLRAVIRETELPPDRKTDTDGNRHFYGFECVNLGDGKDPWPAAQLLAIEKASAAICRAHGWGQRSVIGHKEWQPGKVDPRGFTMGSIRERVRKRLGGSTPPKKPAPKYEPFPGAAFFRSGRNSPVITAMGKRLVAEGCGRYTVGPGPVWTGVDRESYAAWQRKLGFTGGDADGIPGKVSWDRLRVPKS
- the putP gene encoding sodium/proline symporter PutP, which codes for MIDLDVPILITFALYFIAMIGVGVWVYHRTKNFTDFALGGRKLNAPVAALSAQASDMSGWLLLGLPGAVYAAGIGATWIAVGLAAGTYLNWLFVAPRLRTYTERADNAVSLSAYLEERFEDRSRRLRALSATVIVVFFTVYVSSGLVAGGVLFEQVFNVNFELAVSVAVLVIVIYSFLGGFLAVSLTDAVQGTLMFLALLVLPVLGLGLLGGFGALRNELDDRTPALLDMGTEASFADGRWAVGESLSAVAVISLLAWGLGYFGQPHILARFMGIRSARHIPLARRIGVTWVLVTLAGASLVGLVGIALLDTPLNNPETVFIALTQQLLNPWIAGILLAAVLAAVMSTADSQLIVSSTALTEDFYRAFLNRRASDATLVWVGRGTVIVVAVVAYMIALGGGAVLDIVAYAWAGFGAAFGPVVVLSLFWPRMTGAGAMAGIVTGALTVVFWERIDPLLGPLQTGVYEMVPGVLAATIATLVFGRFVGRPPQRTWTGTMEEATEKAAD
- a CDS encoding FAD-dependent oxidoreductase codes for the protein MDSTESTAHPSLSHDLEVDAAVIGGGIAGLSTAFELARSGRSVAVLEADRIAAAVTGHTTAKLSALHALTYSAVTRQHGPRAARLHARAQQEAVSHVAHMCTELGVDAELERVPAFVYVESEQRTDDIRREAEAAREAGLAADFVTDTGLPFPVAGAVRVADQAQFHPRKYLLGLAHDILRRGGAIFERTRVVGLSEGRPCRVTTEDGAEVTARDIVVATHYPVFDRAMLFTRLEPRRELVVAGPVPAASDPAGMFITPEQHIRSVRTAPHTDGQRLLIVTGESFTPGTGGVQARFGRLAAWTRERFPGMEITHRWAAQDNDTPDSLPYVGPLHPGARHTYVATGFGGWGMSNGVMAGRLLAARITGAQLPPWAGMYDPRRIPPLRSGPALLKFQASVAGHFVGDRLRASRIDSVAEIAPGCGAIVRIGGRTCAVHRDESGSVRAVSARCTHLGCVVQFNDAEVTWDCPCHGSRFDVDGRVLQGPATRPLQRRDL
- a CDS encoding potassium channel family protein, whose product is MDWLVSLVGVGLVLTALRDLFHTLWHPTRRGGQSRLVMRALWRVSHRLRTRGRAAGLAGPLAMVLVVTMWAATIIVGWALIYWPHMPEGFVFNPGLTPEERSNVLDSFYVSIVMMGTLGLGDIAPTEGWLRVAAPVQALVGFVLLSAVVSWVLEIYPALMRRRTLALRLSLLRRADPSPRQLDSAAGASLLESLSTDVARVRVDFSQYPEAYYFHDGEDDTALAASVGYAAELAQHWQTGQREDVRLTAAMLAGALDDLAAILDQHFLHTGGTPMEVFSAYAADRGRA
- a CDS encoding amidohydrolase family protein, translated to MPEPVFSRRRFLQATAETAAATGALGALALPTAAEAAAASARRSSLSFTAATNGAGTLSPSGDRLIAEVQNVLWSAARKGGAAVPLTAPGLEPTRPVFSPDGKRLAICAYRDGAFHIWTLRPDGTGLRQHTDGPWDDRGPAWSPDGTRIAFASEREGDPVAGSPYRLWVLNVPTGGLTRITGLPSQDGPLQDSDWEDFDPAWSPDGERVLFVRAARAGEALEARTVASVRADGTGPVRVEHTETTAAQVMVPAVAPDGRLAYLRTTAFPEASCTLVVDGSPVPVEGDVAPVPPRWVARGKLLLTVDGQFRIVRADAPRVSEEIPFAATARVDRPHYRVKRYDFEGGGVRPVRGLHLPALSPDGRQVAFAALNSLWLADVDGNHAPRRVARAGATRYLMGPVWTPDGDALLYCDDRTGLHAVYRHDLASGAETALATGGRVHPALSADGKRLACIDMSGNLVVRDIDAGTERVLAAPLGAGGLPGRPTWSPDGRCLALCDRNRLNQRFREGYHLIRVIEVASGTSRLHAVAPHTSISDRYDSGPVWSPDGRWLALIAESALWLLPVRPDGTPDGEPRRLTDEPADHPSWSADSRTILYLSAARLRLLDVASGRARTVRVPLDHRRPRPVDTVVHAGRLWDGTGETVRENVDVLVRGGRITAVEPHRAGRAAQRRIDASGHTVVPGLWDAHTHPWQYTYGGRQTALQLAYGITTAVSLGGFAYEQARIREAVAAGALAGPRLLTTGEMLDGARVAYSMGRAHRTRAGLHRSLERGAALDWDVVKTYVRAPGWIMAEAARFAHERLGVRVGSHLCTPGVQLGHDLTTHLQATQRLEYGHATTASGRAYQDVTEIYTATGFHLIATPFTAVFLVGADPALARDPRVTRMMPPWDVARMRELAGRPPADAELATLRTEIDIYRRILSGGGIVALGTDAPLVPVGLHLHLGLRALHRYGLSPAEALRTATVLPARAFGAERDLGTLEAGKLADLTVVDGDPFTDFDSLVRTASVLRGGVPFEQAELVGSFPADDALRGGQPLERWLEVGRQLRRETCCDPAN
- a CDS encoding glutamate decarboxylase, with product MPVSERSLPKYRMPQSSSDPRAVYALIHDELALDGNSAQNLATFCTTWAEPEVRTLMDECLDKNMIDKDEYPQTAAIESRCVHILADLWHSPARQTATGCSTTGSSEACMLAGLALKWRWRQRRRAAGQPADRPNLVCGPVQVCWEKFARYFDVELRQVPLEPDATGMRPHQLRGYVDENTIGVVAILGVTYTCDYEPVAGFAAELDAIEAETGVSVPLHVDAASGGFIAPFLQPGLRWDFRIERVASINASGHKYGMAPLGVGWVVWRSAELLPEELIFKVDYLGGDMPTFALNFSRPGGEVIAQYFTLLRLGHEGYRKVYTACTKTARALAAEIAAAGPFTLLYDGHGGLPAVSWTLTGPSPGFTLYDLTDQLRRRGWQVPAYPLPPERHKTVVQRVLIRHGIGYDKIMLLADDIRTAVTRLSHGTAGTDEQPGFHH